The genomic region CCGCATCCTGCTGCCGGTGGTGCACGCGTTCCAGTCCCTGATCGTGCACGGCGTACCGGACCGCTTCCCGGAACTTCGCTTCGGCTTCATCGAGGCCACCGCTTCCTGGGTGCCCTTCGTGCTCTACGAGATCCGCCGCCGGCTGGAGAAGAACAAGGAACGGCCCACCAGCGTGCTGCGCTCCACCATGGAGATCGAGGAGATGGCGGAGGACATCCTCAAGCGCAACCGCATGTACGTGTCGTTCCAGGTAGACGAGGACGTGGACTACCTGCTGCAGCACACCGGCGAGGACAATCTCCTGGTGGGATCGGACTACACGCACAACGACTCCGCCCAGGAGATGGATTTCCTGGGGCTCCTGAAGCAGCGCGCCGACAAGGGCGACCTTTCCCATGCAGCGGTGACCAAGATCACCCAGGACAACCCCAGCGCCTTCTACGGCATCTGACTCTTGGTCGGCAGGAGCACGCCGTCGGGCGGGTTGCAAGCCCGTCCGCACGGTGGAGATTGGGAACCCGATGGACCGGGAAAGGGCCGGCAAGGCGGAGGCGCGATAGCCTTATTCGTTCGCATGATCAGGACGGGACGATAGCGCCAGGAGAGATCGGATGAAGGAATCCCCGGACAAGCC from Deltaproteobacteria bacterium harbors:
- a CDS encoding amidohydrolase family protein — translated: RILLPVVHAFQSLIVHGVPDRFPELRFGFIEATASWVPFVLYEIRRRLEKNKERPTSVLRSTMEIEEMAEDILKRNRMYVSFQVDEDVDYLLQHTGEDNLLVGSDYTHNDSAQEMDFLGLLKQRADKGDLSHAAVTKITQDNPSAFYGI